One genomic window of Quercus lobata isolate SW786 chromosome 9, ValleyOak3.0 Primary Assembly, whole genome shotgun sequence includes the following:
- the LOC115962296 gene encoding E3 ubiquitin-protein ligase UPL2-like, translating to MTSIRSSLPSRLRQLLSGEGSFVPSVKLDSETPPKIKAFIDKVIQCPLQDIAIPLSGFRWEYSKGNFHHWRPLFLHFDTYFKTYLSSRNDLLMSDKILEDDSPFPKHAVLQILRVMQTILENCHNKSSFDGLENFKLLLASTDPEILIATLETLSALVKINPSKLHGGGKLIGCGSVNSYLLSLAQGWGSKEEGLGLYSCVMANERTQEEGLCLFPSDVENDSDKSHCRIGSTLYFEMHGLNAQSTEENRGNQSASSLRVIQIPDLHLRKEDDLLLLKQCIEQYNVPPELRFPLLTRIRYAHAFRSPRICRLYSRICLLAFVVLVQSNDAHDELVSFFANEPEYTNELIRIVRSEESVSGTIRTLAMLALGAQLAAYTSSHERARILSGSSISFAGGNRMILLNVLQRAVLSLKTSNDPSSLAFVEALLHFYLLHVVSSSSSGSNIRGSGMVPTFLPLLEDSDPTHMHLVCYAVKTLQKLMDYSSSAVSLFKELGGVELLAQRLQIEVHRVIGLAGASDNSMIIGESSRHSDDQLYSQKRLIKVSLKALGSATYAPGNSTRSQHSHESSLPATLSLIFGNVDKFGGDIYYSAVTVMSEIIHKDPTCFPALDDLGLPAAFLSSVRAGILPSSKALTCVPNGLGAICLNAKGLEAVKEASALRFLVDIFTSKKYVTAMNDAIVPLANAVEELLRHVSSLRSTGVDIIIEIVNKIASFGDSSCTGSLGKLGGGTEMEMDPEDKGSEGHCCLVEKVDSATEGINDEQFIQLCIFHLMVLVHRTMENSETCRLFVEKLGIEALLKLLLRPSIAQSFDGMSIALHSTMVFKGFTQNHSAPLARAFCSSLRDHLKNALTGFGVASGSFLLDPKMAQDSGIFSSLFLVEFLLFLAASKDNRWASALLTEFGNGSKDVLEDIGRVHREVLWQISLLEDVKPEVEDDGVGSTSESQQSETSTNGTEEQRFNSFRQILDPLLRRRTSGWSIESQFFDLLNIYRDLGRPTSSQQRRTDSPSNLRFGASNQFHHSDAAGDVGRKESDKQRSYYTSCCDMVRSLSFHITHLFQELGKVMLLPSRRRDDVLNVSPSSKSVASTFASIALDHMNFGGHVVPSGTEASISTKCRYFGKVIDFIDGFLLDRPDSCNPVLLNCLYGHGVIQSVLTTFEATSQLLFAINRTPASPMETDDGIVKQDENEDTDHSWIYGPLASYGKLMDHLVTSSFILAPFTKHLLAHPLTTSNVPFPRDAETFVKVLQSMVLKAVLPVWTNTQFVDCSYDFITSIITIIRHVYSGIEVKNVNSTGTRLTGPPPNETTISTIVEMGFSRSRAEEALRQVGSNSVELAMEWLFSHPEETQEDDELARALAMSLGNSESDTKEAIANDNTQQLEEEMVQLPPVEELLSTCTKLLQMKDSLAFPVRDLLVMICSQNDGQYRSNVISFIVDRVRDCSLIAESGNSTMLSALFHVLALILNEDEVSREIATKNGLVAVASDLLSQWCSGLVGREKCQVPMWVTTAFLAVDRLLQVDQKLNSEIVEQLKRDDVNSQQASISIDEDKQARLQSALGLVPKHTDIHEQKRLIEIACSCIKNQLPSETMHAVLQLCSTLTRTHSVAVSFFDAGGLSLLLSLPTSSLFPGFDNLAASIIRHVLEDPQTLQQAMESEIKHSFVAATNRHSNGRVTPRNFLSNLNSVISRDPVVFMQAAQSVCQVEMVGERPYVVLLKDRDKDKFKEKEKSLEKEKIQTTEGKVSLGNVNSVASGTEHGKSNDLNSKSVKVHRKSPQSFINVIELLLDSVCTFIPPLKDDVGVDVFDTPSSTDMDIDVTAIKGKGKAIATTSEENEANGDEASASLAKIVFILKFLTEILLMYASSVHILLRRDAEISSCRGAQQKVLPVVHMGGVFHHILHKFLLYSRSSKKDKKIDGDWRHKLATRASQFLVASCVRSTEARRRVLTEINCIFNEFVDSCNGSSPPGNNIPAFVDLLNDVLGARTPTGAYILAEASATFIDVGLVKSLTRTLQVLDLDHADSPKVVTGLIKALELVTKEHIHAADMKGDNSTKPSDLTQPGRTDNTGDMSQSMETASQFNHDSEPADNVEPYNAVQTYGGSEAVTDDMEHDQDLDGSFGPATGDDYMHENSDDARGLDNGIDTVELQFEVQPHGQENLDEDDDEEMSGDDGDEVDEDDDEDDEEHNDLEEDEVHHLPHPDTDQDDHEIDDDDFDEEIMEEEEEDDEDDEDGVILRLEEGINGINVLDHIEVFGRDSFPNETLHVMPVEVFGSRREGRTTSIYSLLGRTGDNVTPSRHPLLLGPSSSAHSAAPRQSDNARDMVFSDRNLDSTSSRLDSIFRSLRNGRHGHRLNLWIDDSQQTSGSNAGVVPQGLEELLVSQLRRPTPEQPSQQNTTAEEPQSKGEGDQLQESEAGARPETALESNVNNDSGNASRPTAVIDSSGNANERPTASESLQGTDVSSAQSQSVEMQFEHNDAAVRDVEAVSQASSGSGATIGESLRSLDVEIGSADGHDDGGERQNSADRMPLGDAQAARARRTVVSFGNSTAVGGRDASLHSVTEVSEGSSREADQDGPAAEQQINSDAGPGAIDPAFLDALPEELRAEVLSAQQGQVAQPSNAEPQNAGDIDPEFLAALPPDIRAEVLAQQQAQRLHQSQELEGQPVEMDTVSIIATFPSDLREEVLLTSSDAILANLTPALVAEANMLRERFAHRYSRTIFGMYRNRRGEPSRRDEGIGSGLGRAGGSVARRLVGAKLVEADGAPLVDTDALHAMIRLLRVVQPLYKGQLQRLLLNLCAHYETRTSLVKILMDMLMLDTRKHVNNLSAAEPSFRLYACQSNVMYSRPQSFDGVPPLVSRRILETLTYLARNHPFVAKILLQFRLPHPALLEPENADQGRGKAVMVVEKDEMDRSENQEGYISLSLLLSLLSQPLYLRSIAHLEQLLHLLEVIVDNAQGKSDISDKSGASASEQPSGPESSTSDVGMNREPGQISSGVSTSSKDVDSSKPTTSDAPKEVDSRTVLLSLPQAELRLLCALLAREGLSDNAYALVAEVMKKLVANAPTHCRLFITELAVAVQGLARSAMSELGTFGETLDALLSTSSSDGSAILRVLQALSSLVASLKEKENDPKILPEKEYTAALSQVWDINSALEPLWLDLSTCISKIETYSDSVPDLLTSSKTSTSKPSGVMTPLPAGSQNILPYIESFFVVCEKLHPVQPGSSHEFSVAAVSEVEDASTSAGQQKTSGHALKVDDKNIAFVKFSEKHRKLLNAFLRQNPGLLEKSFSLMLKVPRFIDFDNKRAHFRSKIKHQHDHHHSPLRISVRRAYILEDSYNQLRMRSTQDLKGRLTVHFQGEEGIDAGGLTREWYQLLSRVIFDKGALLFTTVGNESTFQPNPNSVFQTEHLSYFKFVGRVVGKALFDGQLLDVHFTRSFYKHILGAKVTYHDIEAIDPDYFKNLKWMLENDISDVLDLTFSIDADEEKLILYERTEVTDYELIPGGRNMKVTEENKHEYVDLVAEHRLTTAIRPQINAFMEGFIELIPRELISIFNDKELELLISGLPDIDLDDMRANTEYSGYSPASPVIQWFWEVSQGFSKEDKARLLQFVTGTSKVPLEGFSALQGISGSQKFQIHKAYGSPDHLPSAHTCFNQLDLPEYPSKQHLEERLLLAIHEANEGFGFG from the exons ATGACATCGATAAGATCGTCCTTGCCGTCGCGGCTGCGGCAACTTTTGTCCGGCGAGGGCTCCTTTGTTCCCTCCGTTAAACTCGACTCCGAGACC CCGCCAAAAATCAAAGCCTTTATTGATAAGGTGATCCAGTGTCCATTACAAGATATAGCAATACCTCTTTCTGGTTTTCGTTGGGAGTACAGTAAG GGGAACTTTCACCATTGGAGGCCGCTGTTTCTGCATTTTGATACATATTTCAAGACATACCTTTCTTCTAGGAATGACCTCCTCATGTCAGATAAAATTTTAGAAGATGATAGTCCATTTCCTAAACATGCAGTTTTACAAATTTTACGAGTAATGCAAACAATTTTAGAGAATTGTCATAACAAGAGTTCGTTTGATGGCTTAGAG AATTTCAAACTCCTACTTGCATCAACAGATCCTGAGATTCTTATAGCTACACTAGAAACTCTATCTGCACTCGTGAAAATTAATCCCTCCAAGCTGCATGGAGGTGGGAAGTTGATTGGTTGTGGCTCAGTGAACAGCTATCTACTGTCTCTAGCACAGGGGTGGGGAAGCAAGGAGGAGGGTTTAGGTTTGTATTCTTGTGTAATGGCAAATGAGAGAACCCAGGAGGAAGGGCTTTGCTTGTTCCCATCTGATGTAGAAAATGACTCTGACAAGTCTCATTGCCGGATAGGCTCTACCCTTTATTTTGAAATGCATGGGCTTAATGCTCAAAGCACTGAGGAAAATAGAGGCAATCAAAGTGCTTCTAGTTTGAGAGTTATACAGATACCGGATCTGCATTTACGGAAGGAGGATGATCTGTTACTGTTGAAACAGTGCATTGAGCAGTACAATGTACCTCCTGAGCTCCGGTTTCCTTTGCTAACAAGAATTAGATATGCTCATGCTTTCCGTTCACCCAGAATATGCAGGCTGTACAGCCGGATTTGCCTTCTTGCATTTGTTGTGCTTGTTCAGTCTAATGATGCTCATGACGAACTTGTGTCATTTTTTGCTAATGAGCCAGAGTATACAAATGAGTTAATAAGGATTGTGCGGTCTGAAGAATCTGTTTCTGGAACCATTAGGACACTTGCAATGCTTGCCTTGGGAGCTCAGTTAGCCGCATACACATCATCTCATGAGCGGGCACGGATTTTGAGTGGATCTAGTATCAGTTTTGCTGGGGGGAATCGCATGATACTTCTGAATGTGCTCCAGAGGGCTGTTTTATCGCTGAAGACCTCCAATGATCCATCCTCACTTGCCTTTGTTGAAGCACTTCTTCACTTCTATTTGCTCCATGTTGTTTCATCCTCGAGTTCCGGGAGTAATATTAGGGGGTCAGGCATGGTTCCTACATTCTTACCTCTTTTGGAGGATTCTGATCCTACCCATATGCATCTTGTCTGTTATGCTGTTAAAACTCTACAAAAGCTCATGGATTACAGTAGTTCAGCTGTTTCCCTGTTTAAAGAGTTGGGTGGAGTTGAGCTTTTGGCTCAAAGACTGCAGATAGAAGTACATAGGGTTATTGGTTTAGCTGGGGCTAGTGATAATTCAATGATCATTGGTGAGAGCTCAAGACACAGTGATGATCAGTTGTACTCCCAGAAAAGGCTTATTAAGGTTTCACTGAAGGCACTTGGGTCTGCCACCTATGCCCCTGGCAACTCTACTAGATCCCAACATTCCCATGAAAGTTCTTTACCTGCTACACTGTCACTGATATTTGGCAATGTAGATAAATTTGGAGGTGACATTTATTATTCAGCTGTGACTGTTATGAGTGAGATAATCCACAAAGACCCAACATGTTTTCCTGCTCTGGATGATTTGGGTCTTCCAGCTGCCTTTTTATCATCGGTGAGAGCTGGTATACTGCCTTCGTCAAAGGCTCTGACATGTGTTCCTAATGGTCTTGGTGCCATTTGCCTTAATGCCAAAGGCTTAGAGGCAGTGAAGGAAGCTTCAGCATTACGGTTTCTTGTTGACATTTTCACCAGTAAGAAATATGTTACGGCAATGAATGATGCTATTGTTCCTTTGGCAAATGCTGTGGAAGAGCTTTTACGCCACGTATCTTCTCTGAGAAGCACTGGTGTTGATATTATCATAGAAATTGTTAATAAGATTGCTTCTTTTGGGGACAGTAGCTGTACAGGGTCTTTGGGGAAATTAGGTGGGGGCACTGAAATGGAAATGGATCCTGAAGACAAAGGCAGTGAAGGCCATTGCTGTTTGGTTGAAAAAGTTGATTCAGCCACAGAAGGGATCAATGATGAGCAGTTCATCCAGCTGTGCATCTTTCATTTGATGGTACTGGTTCACAGGACTATGGAAAACTCTGAAACATGTCGGTTATTTGTGGAGAAGTTGGGAATTGAAGCTTTACTGAAGCTTCTTCTAAGGCCTAGTATTGCACAGTCATTTGATGGGATGTCTATTGCTTTGCATAGCACCATGGTTTTCAAAGGTTTTACTCAAAATCACTCTGCTCCACTAGCACGTGCTTTCTGTTCCTCTCTCAGAGACCATCTGAAGAATGCTTTGACTGGATTTGGAGTGGCTTCAGGGTCCTTTTTGCTGGATCCAAAAATGGCACAGGATAGTGGaatattttcttcacttttcctTGTTGAGTTCCTTTTGTTTCTTGCTGCCTCAAAAGACAACCGTTGGGCAAGTGCATTGCTTACAGAATTCGGAAATGGTAGTAAGGATGTTCTGGAAGATATTGGGCGTGTACATCGAGAAGTTCTGTGGCAGATCTCTCTTCTTGAAGATGTCAAGCCTGAGGTAGAGGATGATGGTGTTGGTTCTACCTCTGAGTCACAACAGTCAGAAACGAGTACAAATGGAACAGAAGAGCAAAGATTCAACTCTTTCAGGCAGATACTTGATCCATTACTGAGGAGGAGGACGTCTGGATGGAGTATTGAATCCCAGTTTTTTGACCTTTTAAACATATATCGTGATCTTGGTCGTCCTACCAGCTCTCAACAAAGACGTACTGATAGTCCTTCAAACTTGCGATTTGGAGCCAGTAATCAATTCCATCATTCAGATGCTGCTGGAGATGTTGGTAGAAAGGAATCTGATAAGCAGAGATCCTATTATACTTCTTGCTGTGACATGGTGAGGTCACTTTCTTTTCACATTACACATTTGTTTCAAGAGTTGGGGAAGGTAATGTTGCTTCCTTCTCGTCGACGGGATGATGTTTTGAATGTTTCCCCTTCTTCAAAATCAGTGGCTTCTACTTTTGCATCCATTGCACTGGATCACATGAATTTTGGGGGTCATGTAGTTCCTTCTGGAACTGAGGCGTCCATATCAACAAAGTGTCGGTACTTCGGTAAGGTTATTGATTTTATCGATGGCTTTCTACTGGACAGGCCAGATTCCTGTAATCCTGTTCTGCTGAATTGCTTGTACGGGCATGGAGTTATTCAATCAGTTTTGACGACATTTGAAGCCACCAGTCAACTGCTGTTTGCCATCAACAGGACTCCTGCATCTCCCATGGAAACTGATGATGGGATTGTAAAGCAGGATGAAAATGAAGATACAGATCATTCATGGATTTATGGTCCTCTAGCTAGCTATGGGAAACTTATGGACCACTTGGTGACCTCATCTTTCATATTAGCTCCTTTTACAAAACACTTGCTTGCTCATCCTCTAACAACTAGTAATGTGCCCTTCCCACGGGATGCAGAGACTTTTGTAAAGGTTCTTCAGTCCATGGTGCTGAAGGCAGTGCTTCCTGTGTGGACTAACACTCAGTTTGTTGATTGCAGTTATGATTTCATTACTTCTATTATTACTATAATTAGACATGTCTATTCTGGGATTGAAGTGAAAAATGTCAATAGCACTGGTACTCGTCTGACGGGGCCCCCTCCTAATGAAACTACTATTTCAACAATTGTTGAGATGGGTTTTTCCAGGTCTCGTGCTGAAGAAGCTCTGAGGCAAGTTGGATCAAACAGTGTGGAGTTAGCAATGGAGTGGTTGTTCTCCCATCCAGAGGAAACTCAAGAAGATGATGAACTTGCTCGTGCACTTGCCATGTCCCTTGGGAACTCTGAATCAGACACAAAGGAAGCGATTGCCAACGACAATACCCAGCAGCTTGAAGAAGAGATGGTCCAACTTCCTCCTGTTGAGGAGTTGTTATCTACTTGTACTAAGCTTCTGCAGATGAAGGACTCTCTTGCTTTTCCAGTTCGAGACCTGCTTGTGATGATATGCTCCCAAAATGATGGACAATACAGGTCTAATGTCATCTCCTTCATTGTTGACCGAGTTAGGGATTGTAGTTTGATTGCTGAAAGTGGAAATAGCACCATGCTATCTGCTCTTTTTCATGTTCTTGCACTAATTCTTAATGAAGATGAAGTGTCACGAGAAATTGCTACAAAGAATGGTCTGGTTGCAGTTGCCTCAGATCTACTTTCGCAGTGGTGTTCTGGATTGGTTGGAAGGGAGAAATGCCAGGTTCCTATGTGGGTAACAACTGCTTTTCTTGCTGTTGACCGGCTCTTGCAGGTGGATCAAAAATTGAATTCTGAAATTGTAGAGCAGTTGAAGCGTGACGATGTTAATAGTCAGCAGGCATCTATCAGCATTGATGAGGATAAGCAAGCCAGATTGCAGTCTGCATTGGGATTAGTTCCAAAGCATACAGATATACACGAGCAGAAGAGGCTTATTGAGATTGCTTGTAGTTGCATCAAGAACCAGCTTCCCTCTGAGACGATGCATGCTGTTCTCCAACTATGCTCTACTCTTACCAGAACTCATTCTGTTGCTGTTAGTTTTTTTGATGCTGGGGGATTAAGCTTACTGCTTTCTTTGCCAACAAGTAGCCTTTTTCCTGGGTTTGACAATTTGGCTGCTTCTATTATCCGTCATGTTCTTGAAGATCCTCAAACACTCCAGCAGGCAATGGAATCTGAGATAAAGCACAGTTTTGTGGCTGCCACTAATAGGCATTCAAATGGAAGAGTCACTCCCCGTAACTTCCTGTCAAATTTAAACTCTGTTATTTCACGGGATCCAGTAGTCTTTATGCAGGCTGCTCAGTCTGTGTGCCAAGTTGAGATGGTTGGGGAAAGGCCCTATGTTGTCTTGCTGAAAGATCGTGACAAGGATAagttcaaagagaaagaaaaatcgttggagaaagaaaaaatacaaactacTGAAGGGAAAGTTTCTTTGGGTAATGTCAATTCAGTTGCTTCTGGGACAGAGCATGGAAAAAGTAATGATCTGAATTCAAAGAGTGTCAAAGTTCATCGGAAATCTCCTCAGAGCTTTATAAATGTGATTGAGCTTCTTTTAGATTCTGTTTGTACTTTTATTCCTCCCCTGAAAGATGATGTGGGTGTGGATGTTTTTGATACCCCATCATCAACTGACATGGACATTGATGTCACTGCGATTAAGGGAAAAGGAAAAGCCATTGCCACCACATCTGAAGAGAATGAAGCCAATGGTGATGAAGCTTCTGCATCACTTGCAAAGATTGTATTTATATTGAAGTTTTTGACTGAGATTCTGTTGATGTATGCTTCATCTGTGCACATTCTTCTTCGGAGAGATGCTGAGATTAGTAGTTGCAGGGGTGCTCAACAAAAGGTTCTTCCTGTTGTACACATGGGTGGAGTATTTCATCACATTCTTCACAAGTTTCTTTTATATTCTCGGAGTTCAAAAAAGGACAAGAAAATAGATGGCGACTGGAGGCATAAACTAGCAACCAGGGCTAGCCAGTTTTTGGTTGCGTCTTGTGTCCGCTCCACAGAAGCAAGGAGGAGGGTTTTAACTGAGATCAATTGTATATTTAATGAGTTTGTTGATTCATGTAATGGTTCTAGCCCACCAGGAAATAATATCCCTGCTTTTGTCGATCTGCTTAATGATGTACTGGGCGCTCGTACACCTACTGGTGCATACATTCTAGCAGAAGCTTCTGCCACATTTATAGATGTTGGTCTGGTTAAGTCATTGACTCGTACTCTCCAAGTGTTGGACCTGGACCATGCTGACTCGCCTAAAGTTGTTACGGGTCTAATTAAAGCTCTGGAGTTGGTAACCAAGGAACACATCCATGCTGCTGATATGAAGGGTGATAACTCAACAAAACCTTCTGATCTTACTCAACCTGGAAGAACGGATAATACTGGTGACATGTCTCAGTCTATGGAAACAGCATCTCAATTCAATCATGATTCTGAGCCAGCTGATAATGTTGAGCCTTATAATGCTGTCCAAACTTATGGGGGCTCTGAGGCTGTTACAGATGACATGGAACATGACCAAGATCTTGATGGAAGTTTTGGTCCTGCTACTGGGGACGACTATATGCATGAAAATTCTGATGATGCGAGGGGTCTTGACAATGGCATTGATactgttgaattacaatttgaAGTCCAGCCTCATGGACAAGAGAATcttgatgaagatgatgatgaggagaTGTCTGGGGATGATGGGGATGAAGTTGATGAAGATGACGATGAGGATGATGAGGAGCATAATGATTTGGAGGAAGATGAAGTCCACCATCTGCCCCATCCTGACACGGATCAAGATGATCATGagattgatgatgatgattttgatgaGGAAAtaatggaggaagaagaagaagatgatgaggatgatgaggATGGAGTAATACTTAGGCTGGAGGAGGGCATAAATGGAATAAATGTTTTAGATCATATTGAGGTTTTTGGTAGAGACAGTTTCCCCAATGAAACTCTCCATGTGATGCCAGTTGAAGTTTTTGGTTCTAGACGTGAAGGGCGTACTACATCCATCTACAGTCTTTTGGGCAGAACTGGTGACAATGTTACCCCATCAAGACATCCTCTTCTACTGGGACCTTCATCCTCAGCACACTCAGCTGCTCCTCGGCAATCTG ATAATGCCCGTGACATGGTCTTTTCAGATAGGAACTTGGATAGCACCTCATCACGGTTGGATTCTATTTTCCGATCCCTGAGGAATGGGCGCCATGGACACCGTTTAAACTTGTGGATAGATGATAGCCAGCAAACCAGTGGTTCAAATGCAGGTGTTGTGCCACAAGGCCTCGAGGAGCTGCTTGTTTCCCAATTGAGGCGACCGACACCTGAGCAGCCTTCTCAACAGAACACAACAGCAGAGGAGCCTCAAAGTAAAGGCGAAGGCGATCAGTTACAGGAATCAGAAGCAGGTGCAAGGCCTGAAACTGCTCTTGAAAGCAATGTAAACAATGACTCTGGTAATGCATCACGTCCAACTGCAGTAATCGATAGCTCTGGCAATGCTAATGAAAGGCCTACTGCTAGTGAGTCTCTACAAGGAACAGATGTGTCCAGTGCACAATCACAATCTGTTGAAATGCAGTTTGAACACAATGACGCAGCTGTACGAGATGTTGAAGCTGTGAGCCAAGCAAGTAGTGGAAGTGGGGCAACGATAGGCGAGAGCCTTCGAAGCCTAGATGTTGAAATTGGAAGTGCTGATGGCCATGATGATGGAGGAGAAAGGCAAAATTCTGCAGATAGAATGCCGTTGGGTGATGCACAGGCAGCTCGTGCAAGAAGGACAGTTGTGTCTTTTGGGAATTCAACTGCTGTTGGTGGGAGAGATGCATCTCTTCATAGTGTAACTGAAGTTTCAGAAGGTTCTAGCCGAGAAGCAGATCAGGATGGTCCAGCTGCAGAACAGCAAATCAATAGTGATGCTGGTCCTGGGGCAATTGATCCTGCATTCTTGGATGCTCTTCCAGAGGAGTTGCGTGCTGAAGTTCTTTCCGCACAACAGGGTCAAGTTGCTCAGCCCTCGAATGCTGAACCACAGAATGCTGGAGATATTGATCCAGAATTCCTTGCAGCCCTTCCCCCTGATATCCGAGCTGAAGTTCTAGCACAGCAGCAAGCACAAAGGCTACATCAATCTCAGGAGCTGGAAGGTCAACCCGTTGAAATGGACACAGTCTCAATAATTGCAACATTTCCTTCAGATTTGCGGGAAGAG GTTCTATTAACTTCATCTGATGCTATCCTTGCAAATCTCACGCCTGCTCTTGTTGCGGAGGCAAATATGTTACGTGAACGATTTGCACACCGATATAGTCGCACCATCTTTGGTATGTACAGGAATCGCAGAGGTGAGCCTTCAAGAAGAGATGAAGGTATAGGATCTGGACTTGGAAGAGCTGGGGGGAGTGTTGCCCGTAGGTTGGTTGGAGCCAAGCTAGTTGAAGCTGATGGAGCTCCTCTGGTTGACACAGATGCCTTGCATGCCATGATTAGGCTGCTTCGTGTAGTTCAG CCGCTTTACAAAGGTCAGCTGCAGAGGCTTCTTTTGAATTTATGCGCTCATTATGAAACCAGAACTTCTCTGGTGAAGATTCTTATGGACATGTTAATGCTTGATACAAGAAAGCATGTAAACAACTTGAGTGCTGCTGAGCCTTCTTTTCGGCTTTATGCTTGCCAGAGTAATGTGATGTATTCACGTCCTCAGTCTTTTGACG GTGTTCCCCCCTTGGTATCTCGGCGAATTCTTGAAACTCTTACATATTTGGCTCGGAATCACCCATTTGTGGCAAAGATTTTGCTTCAATTTAGGCTGCCTCACCCTGCTTTACTAGAGCCAGAAAATGCTGATCAGGGACGGGGTAAAGCTGTGATGGTTGTTGAAAAAGATGAAATGGATAGGAGTGAGAATCAAGAAGGATATATATCCCTTTCGTTGCTTTTGAGCCTCTTGAGTCAACCCCTTTATTTGAGGAGTATAGCGCATCTTGAACAG CTTCTTCACTTATTGGAGGTTATCGTTGATAATGCTCAAGGTAAGTCAGATATATCTGACAAATCTGGGGCATCTGCTTCTGAACAACCATCTGGTCCAGAAAGTTCCACATCAGATGTTGGGATGAATAGAGAACCTGGCCAAATTTCTTCCGGGGTTTCCACATCGTCAAAAGATGTTGATTCTTCCAAACCCACCACTTCTGATGCACCTAAGGAAGTTGATTCTCGAACTGTACTGCTTAGCCTGCCGCAAGCAGAACTTAGACTTCTATGCGCATTGCTTGCTCGAGAGGG GTTGTCAGATAATGCATATGCTCTAGTGGCGGAGGTAATGAAGAAATTGGTGGCAAATGCTCCAACTCATTGTCGTCTTTTTATTACTGAGCTAGCAGTAGCTGTTCAAGGTTTGGCTAGATCTGCTATGTCTGAGTTAGGCACGTTTGGTGAAACTTTGGATGCACTCCTCAGTACATCATCTTCTGATGGATCTGCAATCTTAAGGGTTCTGCAGGCATTAAGCTCTCTTGTTGCATCactgaaagagaaagagaatgatCCAAAAATTCTTCCTGAAAAGGAGTATACAGCTGCTCTTTCTCAGGTTTGGGACATTAATTCAGCTTTGGAGCCTCTATGGCTGGATCTGAGCACTTGCATAAGTAAAATAGAGACTTATTCAGATTCAGTGCCTGATTTGCTAACTTCATCTAAAACATCCACCTCTAAACCCTCTGGTGTAATGACGCCACTTCCTGCGGGTTCTCAGAACATCTTACCATACATAGAATCTTTCTTTGTGGTGTGTGAGAAGTTACATCCAGTGCAGCCAGGCTCTAGTCATGAATTTAGTGTTGCTGCAGTTTCAGAGGTTGAGGATGCTAGCACTTCTGCTGGCCAACAGAAAACCTCAGGCCATGCTTTGAAAGTTGATGACAAAAACATTGCTTTTGTTAAGTTTTCAGAGAAGCATAGGAAGTTGCTAAATGCTTTCCTTCGGCAAAACCCTGGGTTGCTGGAGAAATCGTTCTCCCTCATGCTGAAGGTTCCTAGATTCATTGATTTTGACAACAAGCGTGCTCACTTCAGATCAAAAATCAAACATCAACATGATCATCATCACAGTCCTTTAAGAATTTCTGTGAGGAGAGCTTACATTCTTGAAGATTCATATAATCAGCTGCGTATGAGATCCACTCAAGATCTGAAGGGAAGGTTGACAGTTCACTTTCAAGGAGAGGAAGGTATTGATGCAGGTGGACTTACAAGGGAGTGGTACCAATTGCTATCCAGGGTTATTTTTGACAAGGGAGCACTGCTTTTTACAACAGTGGGCAATGAATCAACATTTCAGCCAAACCCTAACTCTGTTTTCCAAACAGAACATCTTtcatatttcaaatttgttggACGAGTG GTTGGAAAAGCACTTTTTGATGGGCAACTCTTGGATGTCCATTTCACTAGATCTTTCTACAAGCATATATTGGGGGCAAAAGTTACTTATCATGACATTGAAGCCATTGATCCTGATTACTTTAAAAACCTTAAGTGGATGCTTGAG AATGATATTAGTGATGTTCTGGATCTTACATTTAGCATTGATGCTGATGAGGAGAAGCTGATATTGTATGAAAGAACAGAG GTGACGGACTATGAACTCATTCCTGGTGGACGGAATATGAAAGTTACTGAGGAGAATAAACATGAATATGTTGATCTAGTTGCTGAACATCGGTTAACGACTGCTATTCGTCCTCAAATAAATGCCTTTATGGAAGGGTTTATTGAATTAATTCCTAGGGAATTAATTTCTATCTTCAATGACAAGGAACTTGAATTATTGATTAGTGGGCTTCCTGATATTGATC TGGATGATATGAGGGCCAATACTGAGTATTCTGGATATAGTCCTGCATCTCCTGTGATTCAGTGGTTTTGGGAAGTTTCTCAGGGTTTCAGCAAGGAGGATAAGGCTCGTCTTTTGCAGTTTGTGACAGGCACCTCTAAG GTGCCTTTAGAAGGTTTCAGTGCACTTCAAGGAATTTCAGGCTCACAAAAGTTTCAGATACACAAAGCATATGGCAGCCCCGATCACTTGCCTTCAGCTCATACttg TTTCAACCAATTGGATCTACCAGAGTATCCCTCTAAACAACACTTAGAGGAGAGACTACTGCTTGCAATTCATGAAGCCAATGAAGGATTTGGATTCGGTTGA